The following proteins come from a genomic window of Macrobrachium rosenbergii isolate ZJJX-2024 chromosome 39, ASM4041242v1, whole genome shotgun sequence:
- the LOC136825649 gene encoding mitochondrial amidoxime-reducing component 1-like: MGVWEEKIAVGIGAGIGAALVGWWIWRRSSTPLLPESWEEVGEVSELIIYPLKSARGIRQKEAQAGIYGLCVDHLEDRAFMVLNAEGSFVSGRQADRLAAVVTEWQGQTLTLKFPGHENVSVDTQNGLRDKPVLEAKLRTHRLPGIDCGNEVSVWLSKVLYDDKEKVRLIYKGDMVKDRPARRPEVKHEFTQYTDRDRALYTDVSSYHLACQSSLDDLNSRLDEPVIMENFRPNIVVSGSKAYDEDDWVYAKIGGVILRRLKPCERCILTTVDPIKGKRNENMEPLATLKTYRMLKDAPPELATAWKSKPIFGITMSIDDTGRIAVGDKVYIARASVYPQFRGY; encoded by the exons ATGGG GGTCTGGGAGGAGAAGATTGCTGTGGGAATTGGAGCGGGAATTGGGGCAGCCCTTGTCGGCTGGTGGATATGGCGAAGGTCTTCGACTCCACTTCTTCCGGAGAG TTGGGAGGAAGTAGGCGAGGTATCAGAGTTGATTATCTATCCATTAAAATCTGCTCGTGGCATCCGACAAAAAGAAGCACAGGCGGGGATCTATGGACTGTGCGTGGACCATTTAGAAGACAG agcCTTCATGGTCCTCAACGCAGAAGGCTCTTTCGTCTCAGGCAGACAAGCAGATCGCCTGGCTGCCGTGGTAACCGAATGGCAGGGTCAGACCTTGACCTTGAAATTCCCGGGCCATGAAAACGTTTCAGTCGATACCCAAAATGGCCTCAGAGACAAACCAGTTCTGGAAGCCAA ATTACGGACCCACAGACTCCCCGGCATTGACTGTGGAAACGAAGTCTCAGTCTGGCTTTCAAAAGTCTTGTACGATGACAAGGAGAAAGTAAGGCTGATATACAAAGGAGACATGGTTAAGGACAGGCCAGCAAGGAGACCGGAAGTTAAACACGAGTTCACACAATACACCGATAGAGATAGA gcTTTGTATACAGACGTCAGCAGCTACCACCTGGCCTGCCAGTCCTCACTGGACGACCTGAACTCCCGTCTGGATGAGCCCGTCATAATGGAGAACTTCCGCCCAAATATTGTGGTCAGCGGTTCTAAGGCTTACGATGAGGACGACTGGGTCTATGCCAAAATAGGTGGCGTCATTCTCAGGCGGTTGAAGCCATGTGAGAG GTGCATACTGACGACAGTTGATCcaattaaaggaaaaagaaatgagaacatGGAGCCACTCGCTACATTAAAGAC GTACCGGATGTTAAAGGATGCCCCTCCTGAATTAGCTACGGCATGGAAGTCAAAGCCCATCTTTGGCATCACAATGAGCATCGACGACACAGGAAGAATTGCTGTTGGAGACAAGGTCTACATTGCCAGGGCTTCTGTCTATCCTCAGTTCAGAGGATATTGA